One segment of Salvia splendens isolate huo1 chromosome 20, SspV2, whole genome shotgun sequence DNA contains the following:
- the LOC121782954 gene encoding beta-galactosidase 16-like isoform X2: MRMWVWLFGAVVAAAAVGGACGGAVTYDGRSLIIDGHRKLIFSGSIHYPRSTPDMWPSLISKAKSGGLDAIDTYVFWNLHEPQPGRYDFSGRRDLMSFIKEVHSQGLYVCLRIGPFIQGEWSYGGLPFWLHDIPNVQFRSDNEPFKFYMQNFTTKIVNMLKSENLYASQGGPIIISQINSCNGMMCGETFVGPNSPNKPAMWTEDWTHFYDNYGNTTKLRPAQDIAYHAALFIVNKTGSYINYYMYHGGTNFGRNASAFMITSYYDQAPLDEYGLIRQPKWGHLKEFHAAVKLCSQTILYGTKTNISLGPLQQAYVYNGENGECAAFLVNKDAASDPDVRFQDRTYRLPRKSISILPDCKTVAFNTAKVSSQYSTRTMRAVAKLNSPEIWQEFDEVIPSFNDTSLRSDSLLEQMNTTKDVSDYLWYTTSYEQSEELNSVITVDSNGHVLCTFVNGEFLASGHGIYRNQSFSLESGASLKSGVNNISLLSIMIGLPDSGAFMEKRASGLRNVSIGDKDLTFSSWGYQVGLVGEKLQLYTEEGSSKAEWSKFNRYSQQLKWYKARFDAPEGTDPVALNLGTMGKGAAWINGESIGRYWISFHQPNGLPSQIWYNIPRSFLKPSDNLLVLFEEEAGDPLGVSVDTVSITKVCGHVSGSNPPPVASYLRQRGRRPKVQLRCPPSKNISNILFASFGSPSGDCSSYAPGRCHSTSSSAVVERACLGRRKCSVPWSYRSFGGDPCPGVSTHLLIEAECQ, encoded by the exons ATGTGGCCATCACTAATATCCAAAGCCAAAAGCGGGGGACTAGACGCCATCGACACTTACGTTTTCTGGAACCTTCACGAGCCCCAACCAGGACGG TATGATTTCAGTGGAAGACGTGATTTGATGAGTTTTATAAAGGAAGTACATTCTCAAGGCTTATATGTTTGCCTTCGGATTGGGCCATTTATCCAGGGTGAATGGTCTTATGG AGGATTGCCCTTTTGGCTTCATGACATACCCAACGTACAATTCCGATCCGATAACGAACCATTTAAG TTTTACATGCAAAATTTCACTACAAAAATAGTGAACATGTTGAAATCGGAGAATTTATATGCTTCTCAAGGAGGACCCATCATTATTTCCCAG ATTAATTCTTGCAATGGGATGATGTGTGGAGAGACATTTGTTGGACCAAATTCACCAAATAAGCCAGCAATGTGGACAGAAGACTGGACCCATTT CTATGACAATTATGGCAACACCACCAAACTCAGACCAGCTCAAGACATTGCATACCATGCTGCTCTATTCATAGTCAACAAGACTGGAAGCTACATAAACTATTACATG TATCACGGAGGAACCAATTTCGGAAGAAATGCATCCGCGTTTATGATAACTAGTTACTATGACCAAGCTCCATTGGATGAATATG GTTTAATCAGACAGCCAAAATGGGGTCATTTAAAAGAGTTTCATGCAGCAGTGAAGCTGTGTTCACAAACAATACTTTATGGAACAAAAACTAATATCTCTTTAGGTCCATTGCAACAG GCCTATGTCTACAATGGTGAAAATGGAGAATGTGCAGCATTTCTTGTGAACAAAGATGCAGCAAGTGATCCTGATGTGCGATTTCAAGACCGAACCTATAGACTCCCACGAAAGTCGATTAGCATCTTGCCCGACTGCAAAACTGTCGCGTTCAACACGGCCAAG GTAAGTAGCCAATATAGTACTAGAACAATGAGGGCCGTTGCGAAGCTGAATTCACCAGAGATATGGCAAGAATTCGATGAAGTTATTCCATCTTTCAACGATACCTCGTTGAGATCAGACTCACTCCTCGAGCAGATGAACACTACCAAAGATGTATCTGATTATCTATGGTACACTACAAG CTATGAGCAATCCGAGGAGTTGAACTCTGTGATCACAGTGGATTCTAACGGCCATGTGTTATGCACATTTGTGAATGGAGAATTTCTCG CCTCGGGACACGGGATCTATAGGAATCAAAGCTTCAGTTTGGAGAGTGGTGCCTCTTTGAAGAGTGGTGTAAACAACATCTCCTTGCTAAGCATTATGATTGGCCTACCG GATTCAGGGGCATTTATGGAGAAGAGAGCTTCTGGATTGAGAAATGTGAGCATTGGAGACAAAGACTTGACCTTTTCTTCATGGGGATATCAG GTTGGATTAGTAGGAGAGAAGCTGCAGCTTTACACAGAAGAAGGCTCTAGCAAAGCAGAATGGAGCAAATTCAACCGATATTCACAGCAACTTAAATGGTACAAG GCAAGATTTGATGCACCGGAGGGGACTGATCCCGTCGCGCTAAATCTTGGCACGATGGGGAAAGGCGCAGCATGGATCAACGGTGAAAGCATTGGGCGCTACTGGATCTCCTTTCACCAGCCTAACGGCCTGCCTTCGCAGATATG GTACAATATACCAAGATCCTTCCTCAAGCCTAGTGACAACCTCCTAGTACTATTCGAGGAAGAAGCCGGGGATCCTCTAGGCGTGTCAGTAGACACTGTCTCGATCACAAAAGTATGCGGGCACGTCTCAGGTTCCAATCCGCCTCCAGTGGCTTCGTATCTGAGGCAACGGGGGAGGAGGCCTAAAGTCCAGCTGCGTTGCCCTCCGAGCAAAAACATCTCCAACATTTTGTTTGCAAGCTTTGGGAGCCCTTCGGGTGATTGCAGCAGCTATGCTCCCGGGAGATGCCACTCGACTAGTTCATCCGCTGTCGTGGAAAGA GCTTGTTTAGGGAGGAGGAAGTGCTCGGTCCCTTGGTCGTATAGAAGCTTTGGAGGCGATCCATGTCCCGGTGTTTCAACACATCTGCTGATCGAGGCCGAATGCCAGTGA
- the LOC121782954 gene encoding beta-galactosidase 16-like isoform X1 yields the protein MRMWVWLFGAVVAAAAVGGACGGAVTYDGRSLIIDGHRKLIFSGSIHYPRSTPDMWPSLISKAKSGGLDAIDTYVFWNLHEPQPGRYDFSGRRDLMSFIKEVHSQGLYVCLRIGPFIQGEWSYGGLPFWLHDIPNVQFRSDNEPFKFYMQNFTTKIVNMLKSENLYASQGGPIIISQIENEYQNVEKAFGDGGPSYVRWAAAMAVGLNTGVPWVMCKQDDAPDPVINSCNGMMCGETFVGPNSPNKPAMWTEDWTHFYDNYGNTTKLRPAQDIAYHAALFIVNKTGSYINYYMYHGGTNFGRNASAFMITSYYDQAPLDEYGLIRQPKWGHLKEFHAAVKLCSQTILYGTKTNISLGPLQQAYVYNGENGECAAFLVNKDAASDPDVRFQDRTYRLPRKSISILPDCKTVAFNTAKVSSQYSTRTMRAVAKLNSPEIWQEFDEVIPSFNDTSLRSDSLLEQMNTTKDVSDYLWYTTSYEQSEELNSVITVDSNGHVLCTFVNGEFLASGHGIYRNQSFSLESGASLKSGVNNISLLSIMIGLPDSGAFMEKRASGLRNVSIGDKDLTFSSWGYQVGLVGEKLQLYTEEGSSKAEWSKFNRYSQQLKWYKARFDAPEGTDPVALNLGTMGKGAAWINGESIGRYWISFHQPNGLPSQIWYNIPRSFLKPSDNLLVLFEEEAGDPLGVSVDTVSITKVCGHVSGSNPPPVASYLRQRGRRPKVQLRCPPSKNISNILFASFGSPSGDCSSYAPGRCHSTSSSAVVERACLGRRKCSVPWSYRSFGGDPCPGVSTHLLIEAECQ from the exons ATGTGGCCATCACTAATATCCAAAGCCAAAAGCGGGGGACTAGACGCCATCGACACTTACGTTTTCTGGAACCTTCACGAGCCCCAACCAGGACGG TATGATTTCAGTGGAAGACGTGATTTGATGAGTTTTATAAAGGAAGTACATTCTCAAGGCTTATATGTTTGCCTTCGGATTGGGCCATTTATCCAGGGTGAATGGTCTTATGG AGGATTGCCCTTTTGGCTTCATGACATACCCAACGTACAATTCCGATCCGATAACGAACCATTTAAG TTTTACATGCAAAATTTCACTACAAAAATAGTGAACATGTTGAAATCGGAGAATTTATATGCTTCTCAAGGAGGACCCATCATTATTTCCCAG aTCGAAAATGAATATCAAAATGTGGAAAAAGCTTTTGGTGATGGTGGGCCGTCGTATGTTCGTTGGGCCGCTGCGATGGCTGTGGGCCTCAACACCGGCGTGCCTTGGGTTATGTGCAAGCAAGACGACGCTCCCGATCCAGTG ATTAATTCTTGCAATGGGATGATGTGTGGAGAGACATTTGTTGGACCAAATTCACCAAATAAGCCAGCAATGTGGACAGAAGACTGGACCCATTT CTATGACAATTATGGCAACACCACCAAACTCAGACCAGCTCAAGACATTGCATACCATGCTGCTCTATTCATAGTCAACAAGACTGGAAGCTACATAAACTATTACATG TATCACGGAGGAACCAATTTCGGAAGAAATGCATCCGCGTTTATGATAACTAGTTACTATGACCAAGCTCCATTGGATGAATATG GTTTAATCAGACAGCCAAAATGGGGTCATTTAAAAGAGTTTCATGCAGCAGTGAAGCTGTGTTCACAAACAATACTTTATGGAACAAAAACTAATATCTCTTTAGGTCCATTGCAACAG GCCTATGTCTACAATGGTGAAAATGGAGAATGTGCAGCATTTCTTGTGAACAAAGATGCAGCAAGTGATCCTGATGTGCGATTTCAAGACCGAACCTATAGACTCCCACGAAAGTCGATTAGCATCTTGCCCGACTGCAAAACTGTCGCGTTCAACACGGCCAAG GTAAGTAGCCAATATAGTACTAGAACAATGAGGGCCGTTGCGAAGCTGAATTCACCAGAGATATGGCAAGAATTCGATGAAGTTATTCCATCTTTCAACGATACCTCGTTGAGATCAGACTCACTCCTCGAGCAGATGAACACTACCAAAGATGTATCTGATTATCTATGGTACACTACAAG CTATGAGCAATCCGAGGAGTTGAACTCTGTGATCACAGTGGATTCTAACGGCCATGTGTTATGCACATTTGTGAATGGAGAATTTCTCG CCTCGGGACACGGGATCTATAGGAATCAAAGCTTCAGTTTGGAGAGTGGTGCCTCTTTGAAGAGTGGTGTAAACAACATCTCCTTGCTAAGCATTATGATTGGCCTACCG GATTCAGGGGCATTTATGGAGAAGAGAGCTTCTGGATTGAGAAATGTGAGCATTGGAGACAAAGACTTGACCTTTTCTTCATGGGGATATCAG GTTGGATTAGTAGGAGAGAAGCTGCAGCTTTACACAGAAGAAGGCTCTAGCAAAGCAGAATGGAGCAAATTCAACCGATATTCACAGCAACTTAAATGGTACAAG GCAAGATTTGATGCACCGGAGGGGACTGATCCCGTCGCGCTAAATCTTGGCACGATGGGGAAAGGCGCAGCATGGATCAACGGTGAAAGCATTGGGCGCTACTGGATCTCCTTTCACCAGCCTAACGGCCTGCCTTCGCAGATATG GTACAATATACCAAGATCCTTCCTCAAGCCTAGTGACAACCTCCTAGTACTATTCGAGGAAGAAGCCGGGGATCCTCTAGGCGTGTCAGTAGACACTGTCTCGATCACAAAAGTATGCGGGCACGTCTCAGGTTCCAATCCGCCTCCAGTGGCTTCGTATCTGAGGCAACGGGGGAGGAGGCCTAAAGTCCAGCTGCGTTGCCCTCCGAGCAAAAACATCTCCAACATTTTGTTTGCAAGCTTTGGGAGCCCTTCGGGTGATTGCAGCAGCTATGCTCCCGGGAGATGCCACTCGACTAGTTCATCCGCTGTCGTGGAAAGA GCTTGTTTAGGGAGGAGGAAGTGCTCGGTCCCTTGGTCGTATAGAAGCTTTGGAGGCGATCCATGTCCCGGTGTTTCAACACATCTGCTGATCGAGGCCGAATGCCAGTGA